One Aquipuribacter sp. SD81 genomic window, GCGGGCAGCGCAGCCCCCGGGCGTCGACCACGAGGACGTCGGGCGCGCCGCCGCCGGGCCCGGCCGTCACAGGTCCTCCGCCCCGAGCTCGCGGCGGACCTCCGCGACGACCTCGGGCAGCGCCTCGGCGAGGCGGTCGACCGCCTCGGGGCCGGTCCCGCGGGCGAGACCGACCCGCACGTTGCCGTGCGTGAGGGCGCCGACCGCCGCGAGCACGTGGCTCGGGCGCAGCGTGTCGGCCGTGCACGCCGAGCCGGACCCGACCCGCAGCCCGCGCACGTCGAGGCGACGCACCAGCTCCTCGCCGGGCACGTACAGCGCCGACAGGGTGAGCACGTGCGGCAGCCGCTCGTCGGGGTGCCCGACCAGCCGCGTCGACGGCACCGTCGCGAGCGCCCCGCGCAGCCGGTCCACCAGGGCGTGCCGGGGGTCGGCGGCGCCGAGCGGGCCGGCGAGCAGCCCCTGGAGCGTGACGGCCGCGGCCAGCGCGGCCGGCACGTCGACCGTCCCCGGGTGCTCGCCGGGACGCCGGGAGGCGCCGGCCTCGCCCGGCTCGTGGGGTCGCCACCGCACCCCCTCGCGCAGCGCGAGCACCGCGGCCCCGGCCACCGAGCCCCACGCCCGGGGGGAGGCGACGAGCACGTCCCACGCCGCCGGGACCGGCACGTGACCGAGCGAGGCCCCCGCGTCGACGACGAGCGGCACCCCGGCGTCGCGGCACAGGGCGTGCACCCGCTCGAGGTCCTGCACCGTGCCGATCTCCGCGTTCGCGTGCTGCACGCACGCGACCCGGGCGCCGGGCAGGGCGCGCTCGAGCGCCTCGAGGTCGACCCGCCCGTCGCCGTCGACCGGCACCTCGCGCGGCTCGGTCGACCCGGCGCTGCGTGCCGCGTCGGCGGCCGCGTGGTGCACGGCGGAGTGCTCGACGGCCGAGAGCACGACCGGGCCGTCGGCGCGTCCCGGCGCGGCGCAGCCGAGGACGGCCGCGTGCAGGGCGCG contains:
- a CDS encoding cysteine desulfurase family protein, with amino-acid sequence MTASGDPVDLDNSVAAPPLPEALEAWRAGALDAWADERARHGSGARSRLVLDEVRGALATALGDPGCLVGLPPDHVRALHAAVLGCAAPGRADGPVVLSAVEHSAVHHAAADAARSAGSTEPREVPVDGDGRVDLEALERALPGARVACVQHANAEIGTVQDLERVHALCRDAGVPLVVDAGASLGHVPVPAAWDVLVASPRAWGSVAGAAVLALREGVRWRPHEPGEAGASRRPGEHPGTVDVPAALAAAVTLQGLLAGPLGAADPRHALVDRLRGALATVPSTRLVGHPDERLPHVLTLSALYVPGEELVRRLDVRGLRVGSGSACTADTLRPSHVLAAVGALTHGNVRVGLARGTGPEAVDRLAEALPEVVAEVRRELGAEDL